CCGGGCCACGGCGCTGCGATTGGCCGAGGAAGGCGCCGATGTGGCGATTAGCTACGCTACCCGCGAGGACGAAGCGGCCGCCGTGGTTGACGAGATCAAACGACTGGGGCGCCGAGCGCTGCCGATCCGCTGCGATGTCTCGCGCCCAGACGACGTGAACGGCATGGTCGAGAGCGTTCGCAAAGCGCTGGGACCGATCGACCTTTTGGCCCATTGCGGGGCGATCAGCAATATCTGCGAGCACACCGAACTGACCTGGGAGGTGTGGCGCGAGACGATCGACGTGAATCTGAACGGCACGTATCTGGTGCTGTTCGCGGTGAAGGACGAGATGATCGCCCGGCGGTTTGGGCGGGTGGTGCTGGTATCGTCGATTGCGGCATTTCGGCCACGGCCGAAACAGTTTCACTATTCTGCGTCGAAGTTGGGGATGGTGGCGCTGGCCCGCAGCGCGGCCGAGGCGTTTGGCCCGCACAATGTGCGTGTCAATTGCGTGGCGCCGGGTCTGACCGACACCGCGATGATGCGCGTGTTCACGCAGCAGGTGATCGACAACGTGGCGAGCGAGACGCCGCTGCGGCGGGTGGCCCAGCCGGAGGAGATCGCCGCCGTGATCCGCTTCTTGCTGAGCGAGGATTCGAGCTTTATTACCGGCCAGGTGGTTACGGCCGATGGCGGCCGGGTGATGTTTTAGCCTCAGAAA
This genomic interval from Pirellulales bacterium contains the following:
- a CDS encoding SDR family oxidoreductase; its protein translation is MSEANFAGRVALVTGGSRCIGRATALRLAEEGADVAISYATREDEAAAVVDEIKRLGRRALPIRCDVSRPDDVNGMVESVRKALGPIDLLAHCGAISNICEHTELTWEVWRETIDVNLNGTYLVLFAVKDEMIARRFGRVVLVSSIAAFRPRPKQFHYSASKLGMVALARSAAEAFGPHNVRVNCVAPGLTDTAMMRVFTQQVIDNVASETPLRRVAQPEEIAAVIRFLLSEDSSFITGQVVTADGGRVMF